TAGATACCTGTGCTGCTTTTCTTTCTTGCGGCTCTTGGCATACCATCACCCCTTTTGAGGGCAGCATATAAAGGATTATTTTGTCAACACAAAAGAACCCTCCCCCTGTGTCACCCCTGTGTCACTGATTTGTCTTCTAAGTCTGCCTCAGGGCCTTTAAAGCTTTCAGGGCGAAATCAATTTCGTCCTTGGTATTATAAATCCCCAGGCTGAACCGGAGAGTCCCGCCAGGAAAGGTGTCCATGGTTTGATGGGCCCAGGGGGCGCAGTGCAGGCCGGGCCTGGTCATAATCCCAAACTGATCGTCCAGCTGAAAGCTCAAGTCCGCATTATCCCGCTGGGCTATATTGATAGAGATGGTTCCAGTAGCTAATTCGGGCTTTCCTGGACCGTAGACCGTAATCGCGCCGATCTGTTCCAGGCCTTGGCGGAAGTATCCGGTTAACTCCAACTCATGGGCCCTGATTTTTTCTAGTCCTATCTGGATTAAATGGTTTACGCCGGCTGCCAGCCCGGCGACTCCCGGGGCGTTCAAAGTGCCGCTTTCGAATTTATCCGGCAGGAAATCAGGCTGGTATTCGCGGTCGGAAATGCTGCCAGTCCCCCCGGTCACCAGGGGATAGGCATGTTCAGCGGCACGCAGGCTGATACAAAAACCTCCAGTACCCATGGGTCCTAATAAGTGCTTATGGCCGGTGAAGGCCAACACATCGGCGTTAGCAGCCTGGAAATCAACCGGGAGCACACCGGCAGTCTGGGCGGCGTCGA
This portion of the Syntrophomonadaceae bacterium genome encodes:
- a CDS encoding aminotransferase class V-fold PLP-dependent enzyme; the protein is NAVARPLTWMRDNCGIEFDAVPCSKEGLLEPGDVIKFARRNTKLLVSTHASNVTGTIIPITELGLIAKEREWFFVIDAAQTAGVLPVDFQAANADVLAFTGHKHLLGPMGTGGFCISLRAAEHAYPLVTGGTGSISDREYQPDFLPDKFESGTLNAPGVAGLAAGVNHLIQIGLEKIRAHELELTGYFRQGLEQIGAITVYGPGKPELATGTISINIAQRDNADLSFQLDDQFGIMTRPGLHCAPWAHQTMDTFPGGTLRFSLGIYNTKDEIDFALKALKALRQT